One window of the Corvus moneduloides isolate bCorMon1 chromosome 10, bCorMon1.pri, whole genome shotgun sequence genome contains the following:
- the FAM124B gene encoding protein FAM124B, protein MDDGAESLMTVHLLTHLGHTFLLQQTLDRLLEWLCLDIRLFLVSERIPPLKYYERYCKRSCSFPGISVLLFLHEDLGEERIVQVHEQFQRPPWQYQRAQFANGQSPRYAPAHQDFYGLDEQLPVWGIRRVHCGPEILRITLYCSFDNYEDAVRLYEMILQKEATLQKTTFCVFVLHATPHVAVQLCLKQLPIGVAAEPRDSSALQFKVQEIGQLVPLLPNPCVPISSTRWQTQDYEGNTILLKVPNSSKTLETSIGLSQQCNSTGSGKIPQDCIPAPLHVKQDNAGRRSREVRALKSKTKSDPGGALASEQASSDLQRHSCSPPGVAAARPWWEAPSLRRQAGGRLQAPLPESRRHRGTETDVDTGLAVGNPSSGRCPLSHFPRALRSSLLEPPSPGAGAGASAALPAQDGTRLLRRSKAAAHGAPGCHSQTPRASPAHPAEDDEEEFFI, encoded by the exons ATGGATGATGGAGCAGAGTCTCTGATGACTGTGCATCTCCTCACCCATTTGGGACACACATTTCTTCTGCAGCAAACTCTGGATCGGCTTTTGGAGTGGCTCTGCCTGGACATTCGCCTTTTCCTGGTGTCTGAGCGGATTCCTCCACTGAAATACTATGAGAGATACTgcaagaggagctgcagctttcctggaaTATCTGTCCTCCTTTTTCTGCACGAGGACTTGGGAGAAGAACGGATTGTCCAGGTCCATGAGCAATTCCAGCGCCCACCCTGGCAGTACCAGCGTGCCCAGTTTGCTAACGGGCAAAGCCCTCGCTATGCCCCAGCCCACCAGGACTTCTATGGCCTGGATGAGCAGCTACCCGTGTGGGGCATCAGGCGGGTGCACTGCGGCCCCGAAATCCTGCGCATCACCCTCTACTGCAGCTTTGATAACTATGAGGATGCAGTGAGGCTCTACGAGATGATCCTCCAGAAAGAAGCCACTCTGCAGAAAACCACTTTCTGTGTCTTCGTGCTGCACGCCACTCCACACGTGGCCGTGCAGCTGTGCCTGAAGCAGCTGCCCATCGGGGTGGCTGCCGAGCCCAGGGACTCGTCAGCCTTGCAGTTCAAGGTACAAGAAATCGGGCAGCTGGTGCCCCTCCTGCCCAACCCGTGTGTTCCCATCAGCAGCACCAGGTGGCAAACACAGGACTATGAAGGAAATACAATTCTGCTCAAG GTTCCAAACAGCTCCAAGACCCTTGAAACAAGCATCGGGCTTTCCCAGCAGTGTAATAGTACAGGCAGTGGAAAAATCCCGCAGGACTGtatcccagcccctctccatgTAAAGCAGGATAATGCTGGGCGGAGGAGCCGGGAGGTCAGAGCTCTGAAGAGTAAAACAAAATCTGACCCAGGTGGAGCCCTTGCCTCTGAGCAAGCCAGCAGTGACCTCCAGAGGcactcctgctctcctcctggtGTCGCAGCAGCCCGGCCGTGGTGGGAAGCGCCATCGCTGCGCAGGCAGGCGGGCGGGAGGCTGCAGGCTCCTCTCCCGGAGAGCCGCCGGCATCGCGGAACGGAGACCGACGTGGACACCGGGCTCGCCGTGGGGAACCCCAGCAGCGGCCGCTGCCCGCTGAGCCACTTCCCCAGGGCCCTGCGGAGCAGCCTCCTGGAGCCGCCAtcccccggggccggggcgggggccaGCGCTGCCCTGCCCGCCCAA